CTCCGGCTTTCCTTCATGCGCTGCGCGGCGTGGGCAATGGTATCCGTTGCCTCGGCAAATATGGGGGGGCGAAATCCGGCATCGCTGATCTTGACCGCAAAAAGGCTCTGCCATTCGCGGCGGTCGCGGCTTTGGGCAAGCTGACCCAGCTTGTCGGACACGGTTGCAAAAAAGTAAGCGCCGAAAAGCGAGTTCTTTTCCGTCAGGGCCAGCACCTCCCGCCCAGGGAACACGCAAAGCAGCACTTCTTCATGCGCCACAAACCTGTGCCGCGTTCTGCCTGTGGCCAGGGCGCGGCAGTCAAAGGCCTCGTGCTCTCGGTATGCCCCCACAATTTCCTCGCCCGACATTTCACGAACAAGCCCCTTCATGACCAGATAGAGCACATCAACTTCACTTCCCGAGGCAAGAATCTCCTGATCATTGCTGAAAAACAGGATATCGGCGGAGGCCGACAGGGCAGATGCCTCTGCCAGAGTCAGCAGATCAAAAGGGGGATGCGTGAGGTCAAAGCGGGTGTTTGGCATAGTCAGTCCCGAATGCGTCTCTGCGGTATGATTGTATTTTTACCGACCGTGCCGTGCCTGCGTCGTTTACCTGTTGTGCGAATTATGTTTGCAATTGATAGAAACTGTTCAATCAATGAGCGTATTGTGCTTTATGAATAAAGCAAAATTATTATGTGTAAACAATGTATGTGAAATATTTCATTGATTGTTTATACAATTTAAAAAAGCAAAATTTAACATAAAACTGGCTATTAAAATTATCAATACACTACAATTAATAGCCTAAGTCATGCAATAATTATTTTTTATAGTCGTTAATATTCATAAAAATAAATTATAAATAAAATTTTTTGTTGAAATGATCATTTTTATACACATAAACAATCCAGTAATCAGGATTGTGTGCAATATATGTAGCTGGAGCATGCAGGTTCAGTAGGAAAAAAGAGGTATGCAATAGTAGCGGCTTTTGAGCCCTGTGGGCTTTCTTCCGTCTCGGCAAGCAATTGGAGGGCGTGTTGAGCAGCAGTTTTGCAGGCAAGAGATTCAGACAGGGCTGCAATGCCCTTGTCTTATTGCATAGCAATGCAGTCTGTTTTTTTATGAGAAGGCAATCAAGGACTGGTGCGGGAGCGTGCAGTCGTTTCTCAGCGTTGCGTAGTGCGAACTCTTGGCCGCATGAGGAAGCAGGGCGCAGGGGTGATGTGCAGGAGCGGGGGGGGCGCATGCGTGGAAAGTGGACAGCAGGCTGTGTCGGAGCGTGTTGCTTCAAACAATGAGCTTTACGGCATCAGGAGCGGGGCAAGCGGATAGTGCGGCTGGGAGTTCAGCGGCGCGAGGGAGGGCCAGCATCTCCCCTGTGGGGTATGGGGCAGGCACATCTGTCGGATGCTTCGGTCGGAGGCAAAAATGCTGCGGCGGGGCTTTCGGCAGCCAGAGACTACCGGAAAAGCCCCGCCGCGTAGAATGTGCAGGAGCGCCCTTGGGCGACCCCTAAGAGGTGCGCGCAACAAAAAACGCCCCGGTTGGGGCGTATATTTGTCCGTTACAGCGCCCTAGTAGCGGGGCTGGCGCGGGGCTCTGGGTTTGGCTTCGTTCACGCGCAGCGTGCGACCGCCAAAGCTGAAGTTGTCCAAAGCTTCAATGGCGGAGTCGGCTTCGCCGTCTTCCATTTCCACAAAGCCAAAGCCGCGGGCACGGCCGGTATCCCTGTCGCTAACAAGTTTCACAGACAGAACGCTGCCGTATTCGGCAAAAAGGTCCTGGACCTGTTCTTCAGTGGCAGACCAAGGAAGGTTCCCGACATAGATGGACTTAGACATGAAACACCCTCTCAAAAAAAACAATCTTCCCGCGCTTACGCCCAGTAAAACGTATTACCGGTACGCGGCCCATGAAAAACATGGAAACACGCTTTGTCGGCCTTGTCAACGAATCGCCAAAAAAAAGTTGGTATTGCGTATCCCCGCGAGTAAAAAAGGCGC
This DNA window, taken from Desulfovibrio desulfuricans DSM 642, encodes the following:
- a CDS encoding RNA recognition motif domain-containing protein → MSKSIYVGNLPWSATEEQVQDLFAEYGSVLSVKLVSDRDTGRARGFGFVEMEDGEADSAIEALDNFSFGGRTLRVNEAKPRAPRQPRY